The Pseudomonas asiatica genome has a segment encoding these proteins:
- a CDS encoding YbhB/YbcL family Raf kinase inhibitor-like protein, with the protein MNLKPWLLAALLPCSALAVAGGQGALSISSSSFTDGGVIALQQVGPDPACGAGEERTPQLSWDNLPAGTQSLALIMFDPDGGKGIGVVHWIAYNIDPAQDGLKEGVAGLTGQGVTVGRNSRGTLSYRGPCPPAGDNPHHYALTLIATDLPLGTLPEGLDRSGLLQLLQGHALGAQSLVGRYGH; encoded by the coding sequence ATGAACCTCAAACCCTGGCTGCTCGCCGCCCTGCTGCCGTGCAGCGCCCTGGCCGTCGCTGGCGGCCAGGGCGCACTGTCGATCAGCTCTTCGTCGTTCACCGATGGCGGCGTGATCGCCTTGCAACAGGTTGGCCCGGACCCGGCCTGTGGTGCCGGCGAAGAGCGCACCCCGCAACTGAGCTGGGACAACCTCCCCGCAGGCACCCAGTCGCTGGCCCTGATCATGTTCGACCCGGACGGCGGCAAGGGCATTGGCGTGGTCCACTGGATCGCCTACAACATCGACCCGGCCCAGGATGGGTTGAAGGAAGGCGTCGCCGGGCTGACCGGGCAAGGCGTGACCGTGGGGCGCAACTCGCGGGGCACGCTCAGCTACCGCGGCCCCTGCCCACCCGCCGGCGACAACCCGCACCACTACGCACTGACGCTGATCGCCACCGACCTGCCATTGGGCACCCTGCCCGAAGGCCTGGACCGCAGCGGCCTGCTGCAACTGCTGCAAGGCCACGCGCTAGGGGCGCAGAGCCTGGTCGGGCGCTATGGCCATTGA